A portion of the Haemorhous mexicanus isolate bHaeMex1 chromosome 3, bHaeMex1.pri, whole genome shotgun sequence genome contains these proteins:
- the UNC93A gene encoding protein unc-93 homolog A: MERNLKNVLVISFGFLLLFTAYSGLQSLQSSLNAEEGLGVASLSVLYAALTLSSMFLPPVIIKKLGCKWTIAVSMCCYVAYSLGNFYASWYTLIPTSMILGLGGAPLWSAKCTYLTIAGTLYAEKAGKSAKDIINQYFGIFFLVFQTSGVWGNLISSLILSQSSNQGEISEEDPECCGAYDCLTDTTNSTGSERPSNSLIYTLLGVYTASGVLAVLLVIIFLDQIKSDQAETKKEKTSFWSTFLATLRHLKDKRQCLLIPLTTYSGFEQAFLSGDFSKSFVTCALGIQYVGYMMICFAGINSLCSLLFGKISQFTGRKLLFALAAVLNTSCIITVLLWKPDPKDLAVFFVIPGLWGVSDAVWQTQTNALYGILFEKNKEAAFANYRLWESVGFVIAFAYSTKLQVYIKAYIVLSVLVLSMVTYGAVEYLEAKSSPGTPAATKKENGGPHSQETHM; this comes from the exons ATGGAAAGGAATCTTAAGAATGTTTTGGTCATTTCTTTCGGATTTTTACTTCTCTTTACTGCTTACTCAGGACTCCAGAGCCTACAG AGCAGTCTCAATGCAGAAGAAGGCCTGGGTGTTGCTTCCCTAAGTGTTCTATATGCTGCACTCACCTTATCATCCATGTTCCTGCCTCCAGTCATCATCAAGAAGCTGGGCTGCAAGTGGACCATTGCAGTCTCTATGTGCTGCTACGTTGCCTACTCCTTAGGGAATTTCTATGCTAGCTG GTACACACTTATCCCTACCTCTATGATCCTGGGCTTAGGAGGAGCACCACTCTGGTCTGCCAAATGCACTTACCTCACTATTGCTGGCACTTTGTATGctgagaaagcaggaaaaagtgCTAAAGACATTATCAACCAATACTTTGGGATCTTCTTTCTGGTGTTTCAGACTTCCGGCGTCTGGGGAAATCTTATCTCATCCTTGATACTTAGCCAATCTTCCAACCAAg GGGAGATCTCAGAAGAAGACCCGGAATGCTGCGGAGCATATGACTGCCTGACTGATACCACTAACAGCACTGGGTCAGAAAGACCCTCCAACTCCTTAATCTACACACTGTTAGGGGTCTATACTG ctaGTGGTGTGCTAGCTGTGTTGCTGGTTATTATATTTCTGGACCAGATCAAATCTGACCAAGCAGAgactaagaaagaaaaaacatcctTTTGGTCTACGTTCCTAGCAACTTTACGGCATCTTAAAGATAAAAGACAGTGTCTTCTAATCCCTCTGACAACGTACAGTGGGTTTGAACAGGCATTTCTTAGTGGTGACTTCTCAAAG AGTTTTGTGACCTGTGCCCTGGGGATACAATATGTTGGCTATATGATGATCTGCTTTGCAGGTATaaattccctctgctccctgctctttgGAAAGATCTCCCAGTTCACGGGTAGAAAACTTCTATTTGCATTAG CTGCAGTTCTGAACACAAGCTGTATAATAACAGTACTGCTCTGGAAACCTGATCCCAAGGACCTTGCTGTGTTTTTTGTAATCCCTGGTCTTTGGGGTGTATCTGATGCTGTTTGGCAAACACAAACTAATG cacTTTATGGCATTTTAtttgagaaaaacaaggagGCTGCCTTTGCAAATTACCGTCTCTGGGAATCAGTTGGATTTGTCATCGCCTTTGCTTACAGCACCAAATTGCAAGTCTACATCAAAGCCTACATTGTACTGTCTGTGCTTGTGCTGTCCATGGTGACCTATGGAGCAGTGGAATACCTCGAGGCCAAGAGCTCCCCTGGGACACCTGCTGctacaaagaaggaaaatggagGACCCCACTCCCAGGAAACACACATGTAA